Proteins from a single region of Vulgatibacter sp.:
- a CDS encoding thioredoxin family protein, producing MSLRLSLLGSLALLVLPAFAFAAAKVGAPAPAFTLQDTDGKARSLAEFAGKTVVLEWTNDGCPFVKKHYESGNMQALQKRWTGKGVIWLVVNSSAKGKQGHVDAAGAKAIMTEAGATPSAYLLDPDGKVGKAYGARATPHMYVIDAKGQLVYTGAIDSVPSADEADIAAAKNYVDAALTELAEGRQVTTAATQAYGCGMKYAD from the coding sequence ATGTCCCTCCGCCTCTCGCTTCTCGGGTCGCTGGCGCTCCTCGTGCTGCCCGCTTTCGCCTTCGCCGCAGCGAAGGTGGGCGCGCCGGCGCCTGCCTTCACCCTGCAGGACACCGACGGCAAGGCGCGCAGCCTCGCGGAGTTCGCCGGCAAGACGGTGGTCCTCGAGTGGACCAACGACGGCTGCCCCTTCGTGAAGAAGCACTACGAGAGCGGCAACATGCAGGCGCTGCAGAAGCGCTGGACCGGGAAGGGCGTGATCTGGCTCGTCGTCAATTCGTCGGCGAAGGGGAAGCAGGGCCACGTCGACGCCGCCGGGGCGAAGGCGATCATGACGGAGGCCGGCGCGACGCCCAGCGCCTACCTCCTCGATCCGGACGGCAAGGTGGGCAAGGCCTATGGCGCCAGGGCCACCCCGCACATGTACGTGATCGATGCGAAGGGGCAGCTCGTCTACACGGGCGCGATCGACAGCGTGCCCTCCGCCGACGAGGCCGACATCGCCGCAGCGAAGAACTACGTCGACGCTGCCCTCACCGAGCTCGCCGAAGGCCGGCAGGTCACCACCGCGGCGACGCAGGCCTACGGCTGCGGCATGAAGTACGCCGACTGA